Proteins encoded within one genomic window of Pseudanabaena sp. BC1403:
- a CDS encoding type II toxin-antitoxin system HicB family antitoxin encodes MKDYHINIFYSEADEAYIADIPDLKYCSAIAETPQQALNEVILAKTAWLEAATAENRTIPKPHHFDIGSNSNDPKPLLTS; translated from the coding sequence ATGAAAGACTATCACATCAATATCTTCTACAGTGAAGCAGACGAAGCCTATATTGCTGATATACCTGACTTGAAATATTGCTCAGCGATCGCAGAAACTCCTCAGCAAGCACTCAATGAAGTAATTCTTGCTAAAACTGCATGGTTAGAAGCCGCCACAGCAGAAAACAGAACAATTCCAAAACCACATCATTTCGATATAGGTTCAAATAGCAACGATCCGAAACCCTTACTAACGAGTTAA
- a CDS encoding HNH endonuclease gives MARNITETTKVQVRDRANGLCEYCHAVEKWQFVQFTIDHVLPKSQGGTDNLDNLALACFHCNRQKYTKSTAIDPETGIEIPLFNPRSDRWQDHFVWSNDKLQLLGTTPTGRATVKALDCNRDRLISIRIADIAINRHPPTDDPIE, from the coding sequence ATGGCGCGTAACATAACCGAAACCACCAAAGTCCAAGTTCGCGATCGCGCAAACGGACTGTGCGAATATTGTCATGCCGTAGAAAAATGGCAATTCGTTCAATTCACTATCGATCATGTCCTTCCCAAATCTCAAGGCGGTACAGATAATCTCGATAATCTTGCCCTTGCTTGCTTTCATTGCAATCGCCAGAAGTACACAAAAAGTACTGCGATCGATCCTGAAACAGGAATAGAAATTCCTCTATTTAATCCCCGTAGCGATCGCTGGCAAGATCATTTTGTCTGGTCTAACGATAAACTGCAATTATTAGGCACTACACCAACAGGACGCGCCACCGTAAAAGCTTTAGACTGTAACCGCGATCGCCTGATTAGCATTCGGATTGCAGATATAGCCATCAACCGACATCCACCAACTGATGATCCGATTGAGTAG
- a CDS encoding TrlF family AAA-like ATPase, translating to MGFSKGSEWRKWDLHIHTPASFHWEGGKRFREMTDEEKNAELTNLVKRINESDVEVFGIMDYWSFDGYLELKQFLEQNPDVKCNKTILPGMELRIEAPVSFRMNIHALLSNNLSPQQLSDFKSKLMLRIGERERSLSDEALIEFAKSLDSSKAAEQGFCEEDLCDEVKLLKLGSKTAKVTQSCLQEAQKCLSEDLCLIILPHDTSDGFAKLDWKKHSSDANFFMQLADMFEARNDEHISLFLGERNTQNAHFIDIFLRALGGKPKPVVSGSDAHKVSKYGEYPSDKITWIKADPTFEGLRYTIYDPYERVRIGKNNPISEFPKPYFSQIKIQSAQIFPKLLNKKISFTDTKLELNSGLIAIIGGRGTGKSLLLDAIAKTFNKKKSKDRTDEISMQGGFSVTYAKNTGETEEFQIGGESEIIYLHVHQREVQDIVKDPEFLSDAILNMLGISLVGESLLGKEEDIDDILRQIKECKAWLYKHPRDDSQAIIDRRTQLISTITTESNRQLIESYANNISSTKANEKHTNRLTRLKTKLDSLAIEINSEIRSVNDEFTGFSIPIVDFSSQVSSIQEAVSSLTEMTANLKLSNIRVQESLEQEKIEGDPITLLQKVEEYRSEIEKEKETIHQIDTKCGELQSLSERRNTFVNQLDIRFNKLVTHVKDKWVEKSEGRSEWVDQQKKLIKDLLQPISIHGEIYFDESKFYEHVKSCLNLTKFRARQDSSPLDRIKSMIPVNSYEAYKLLISNQPVIWFNAQSPSTLDDFLEQDDYFNQDGIDRLLTLLFSESERQKYLKVLARIKYDDKSPEELSIGQRGTLYLCLKLATESFFDPIIIDQPEDDLDNDFIMKRLVPIFTTIKKYRQIIIATHNANLVVNADAEQVIVADNKSENLSYFSGSLESPKIRERICDVLEGGKEAFRKREQKYGFK from the coding sequence ATGGGATTTTCAAAAGGATCGGAATGGAGAAAGTGGGATCTGCATATTCACACTCCTGCATCATTTCACTGGGAAGGGGGTAAACGTTTCCGTGAAATGACAGACGAGGAAAAAAATGCAGAATTAACGAATCTCGTAAAGAGAATCAATGAATCCGATGTCGAAGTTTTTGGAATCATGGATTACTGGTCTTTTGATGGTTATCTTGAGTTAAAACAATTTCTAGAACAGAATCCAGATGTAAAATGCAATAAAACTATTTTGCCTGGAATGGAATTAAGAATCGAAGCGCCAGTGTCTTTTAGGATGAATATACACGCCCTTTTATCAAATAATTTATCACCTCAACAGTTATCTGATTTCAAATCTAAACTCATGTTACGCATAGGAGAAAGAGAGCGTTCCTTATCAGATGAGGCTCTGATCGAATTTGCAAAGAGTTTAGACTCTAGTAAAGCTGCTGAACAAGGATTTTGTGAAGAGGATCTTTGCGATGAAGTTAAACTTTTGAAACTTGGTAGTAAGACGGCAAAGGTCACTCAAAGCTGTCTGCAAGAAGCTCAAAAATGCCTTTCAGAAGATTTATGCTTAATTATCTTACCTCATGACACATCTGATGGGTTTGCGAAACTTGACTGGAAGAAGCATTCAAGTGATGCCAATTTTTTTATGCAATTAGCAGATATGTTTGAAGCGAGAAATGACGAACATATATCTCTGTTTTTAGGAGAAAGAAATACCCAGAATGCTCATTTTATCGATATCTTTTTAAGAGCACTTGGCGGTAAACCAAAACCTGTTGTGTCTGGAAGTGATGCTCATAAAGTTTCTAAATATGGTGAATACCCAAGCGACAAAATTACATGGATAAAAGCTGATCCAACTTTTGAAGGACTACGGTATACCATATATGACCCATATGAGAGGGTTCGTATCGGAAAAAATAATCCTATTTCTGAATTTCCAAAACCATATTTTTCGCAGATTAAAATCCAATCTGCACAAATTTTCCCGAAATTACTCAACAAAAAGATTAGCTTTACTGACACTAAGCTAGAACTTAATTCAGGATTAATAGCCATTATCGGTGGTAGGGGGACAGGGAAGAGTCTTTTGCTGGATGCCATTGCGAAAACCTTCAACAAGAAGAAAAGCAAAGATAGAACCGACGAAATTTCTATGCAGGGGGGCTTTTCAGTAACCTATGCTAAAAATACTGGTGAAACTGAAGAGTTTCAGATTGGTGGTGAATCCGAAATAATTTATTTGCATGTTCATCAAAGAGAAGTTCAAGATATCGTCAAAGATCCAGAATTCCTTAGCGATGCAATTTTGAATATGTTAGGAATTTCTTTGGTTGGAGAAAGTCTTTTGGGCAAAGAAGAAGATATTGACGATATACTACGTCAGATTAAGGAATGTAAAGCTTGGCTATATAAACATCCTAGAGATGATAGCCAAGCAATTATCGACCGTCGTACTCAACTTATTTCAACCATAACTACAGAGAGTAATAGACAGTTGATTGAGAGTTATGCAAATAATATCTCTTCAACTAAAGCCAACGAAAAACACACTAACCGACTGACTCGCCTTAAGACAAAACTAGATAGCCTTGCAATCGAAATTAATAGTGAAATTCGATCTGTTAACGATGAATTTACTGGGTTTTCCATTCCAATTGTTGATTTTTCTTCGCAAGTCTCATCTATTCAAGAGGCTGTATCATCTCTAACTGAAATGACTGCTAATTTAAAACTTAGTAATATTCGAGTTCAGGAGAGTTTAGAGCAAGAAAAAATTGAGGGAGATCCAATTACTTTACTTCAAAAGGTTGAAGAGTACCGTTCTGAAATAGAGAAAGAGAAAGAAACTATACACCAAATTGATACAAAATGTGGTGAACTGCAATCTCTCAGCGAGAGAAGAAATACATTTGTTAATCAGCTAGATATAAGATTTAACAAGTTAGTTACCCACGTTAAAGATAAGTGGGTTGAAAAGTCAGAAGGTAGGTCAGAATGGGTCGATCAGCAAAAAAAATTAATTAAAGACCTTCTTCAACCAATTAGTATTCACGGAGAGATATATTTTGATGAGTCTAAGTTCTATGAACACGTAAAATCTTGTTTGAATCTTACAAAATTTAGAGCTAGACAAGATTCTTCTCCTCTAGATAGAATTAAAAGCATGATTCCAGTAAATAGCTATGAAGCCTATAAGCTTCTCATCAGTAATCAACCTGTTATTTGGTTTAACGCTCAAAGCCCATCCACGTTAGACGATTTTTTAGAACAGGATGATTACTTTAATCAAGATGGAATCGATAGGCTTTTAACTCTTCTTTTCTCTGAATCAGAAAGGCAAAAATATCTCAAGGTTCTTGCCAGAATTAAGTATGATGACAAAAGTCCAGAAGAGTTGTCTATTGGTCAGCGAGGAACTCTTTATCTTTGCTTAAAACTTGCGACTGAATCCTTCTTCGATCCAATTATTATTGATCAGCCAGAAGACGATCTTGATAATGATTTCATAATGAAGCGTCTTGTTCCTATCTTTACAACAATCAAAAAGTATCGCCAAATCATCATCGCTACACATAATGCGAACTTAGTAGTAAATGCCGATGCAGAGCAAGTGATTGTGGCAGACAACAAATCTGAAAATTTGTCATATTTTAGTGGTTCTCTTGAAAGCCCAAAAATTAGAGAGAGAATATGTGATGTTCTCGAAGGTGGAAAAGAAGCGTTTAGAAAGAGAGAGCAAAAATACGGATTTAAATAA
- a CDS encoding DNA-binding protein, translating to MQSVKVQVKTHEEFLIESLKDPEEAAAYVSAVLEEEKPDSELLPLCLGHVVAALGGEGDRQWVKDFGAGDKSQAVYELAAWLDSFGLQLTVSVK from the coding sequence ATGCAAAGCGTAAAGGTACAGGTTAAAACTCACGAAGAGTTTTTAATTGAATCTCTCAAAGATCCTGAAGAAGCGGCAGCTTATGTGTCTGCTGTTTTAGAAGAGGAAAAGCCTGATTCTGAGCTGTTGCCTCTATGTTTAGGTCATGTTGTGGCGGCTTTGGGTGGTGAAGGCGATCGGCAATGGGTGAAAGATTTTGGCGCAGGTGATAAGAGTCAAGCAGTATATGAATTGGCGGCTTGGTTGGATAGTTTTGGATTACAGTTGACTGTATCAGTTAAGTGA